In Terriglobia bacterium, a single genomic region encodes these proteins:
- a CDS encoding response regulator: MQRIFSPNREKRRNTVLLRGLLVVAVGGLLVDAGSARTGTAALAVVVAFAVSDLCLAFVPLRRVATHTFELVVGAADIGLVALGIHLAGTGRGALPISCLLMVLVVALGSQRASTVAGAAAVGAAHSWLFLRVASGADAGRELALQILFLCSVGLYYGFLTDGIHRHRRRKEAEQLEHREMSTLLEVLEAISSSLDLRDVALNIVTRVAQIVPAVRCSLLYVGGPGTPCHVLASHDNPDIEKFEIDLAKYPEVRRALETRAPVIIGDVSADPLMADVRDRIKALDFQSIMVIPLTFGEDLLGSLFLRSARAKRSFSEREIQFCTAVARASASAFKRALLHREVADALNEQRSTGEKLARILNHSPDLILTTDNAGRIAEFNQEAERTSGYAREEMIERPVTDLLADAGNGDLLRRLRTGGAVSDHACRLRKKDGSEIEMEVRVAVLKNDGGEAAGSVWIGRDVTDTRATQQQLMQAEKLSTMGQVVAGVAHELNNPLTGVLGYSQLLMARHHDPALSAPLEKIRESAQRCQRIVKSLLAFARVHKPERKLLDVNRIVEKTLDMRGYQLRVNDIEVVRDLDPELPSTLLDFHQIQQVLLNLIANAEHAILSARPRPGRVMIRTRDADGIIRIEVADNGAGMPPSTLARVFDPFFTTKPEGEGTGLGLSVSYGIVKEHGGRICAESREGEGSTFMIELPVLGPEAEGSLEVADRPPAVASRTAASGSVLVVDDEPTIVELLNEILEELGHRVDTAANGEEACDKVSAGHYDLVITDVRMPRMDGMEFYRRALSMRPELRNRVIFITGDLMDAKIGQFLADHQARIIPKPLEISEVAEIVQEILAST, translated from the coding sequence ATGCAGCGGATCTTCTCCCCGAACCGGGAGAAACGGCGCAACACGGTCCTGCTCCGAGGACTCCTGGTCGTGGCCGTGGGGGGGCTCCTCGTCGACGCCGGGAGCGCCCGCACCGGCACCGCCGCCCTCGCGGTCGTCGTGGCGTTCGCCGTCTCGGATCTGTGCCTCGCCTTCGTTCCGCTCCGACGGGTCGCCACACACACCTTCGAGCTGGTGGTGGGAGCCGCCGACATCGGGCTCGTGGCCCTGGGCATCCATCTGGCGGGGACCGGGAGGGGGGCCCTGCCCATATCCTGCCTTCTGATGGTCCTGGTCGTCGCGCTCGGCAGCCAGCGCGCGAGCACCGTGGCCGGCGCCGCTGCGGTCGGCGCGGCGCATTCGTGGCTCTTCCTTCGCGTGGCCTCGGGTGCCGACGCGGGTCGGGAGCTCGCGCTTCAGATCCTCTTCCTGTGCTCCGTCGGCCTGTACTACGGCTTCCTGACCGACGGCATCCATCGCCACCGGAGGAGGAAGGAAGCGGAGCAGCTCGAGCACCGGGAGATGAGCACGCTTCTCGAGGTCCTCGAAGCCATCTCGTCCTCACTGGACCTTCGCGACGTCGCCCTGAACATCGTGACCCGGGTGGCCCAGATCGTCCCGGCGGTCCGTTGCTCTCTCCTGTACGTCGGGGGGCCGGGCACGCCCTGCCACGTTCTGGCGTCGCACGACAATCCCGACATCGAGAAGTTCGAGATCGACCTCGCCAAGTACCCCGAGGTGCGCCGCGCCCTCGAGACACGCGCTCCCGTGATCATCGGGGACGTCTCCGCCGACCCCCTCATGGCGGACGTCCGCGACCGGATCAAGGCCCTGGACTTCCAGTCGATCATGGTCATCCCCCTGACGTTCGGCGAGGACCTCCTGGGGAGCCTGTTCCTGAGGTCGGCCCGGGCGAAGAGGAGTTTCAGCGAGAGGGAGATCCAGTTCTGCACCGCCGTAGCCCGCGCCTCGGCCAGCGCGTTCAAACGAGCGCTCCTGCACCGGGAGGTCGCGGACGCACTGAACGAGCAGCGGAGCACCGGGGAGAAGCTGGCGAGGATCCTCAACCACTCGCCGGACCTCATCCTGACCACCGACAACGCCGGGCGGATCGCGGAATTCAATCAAGAGGCGGAGAGGACTTCGGGATACGCCCGAGAGGAGATGATCGAGAGGCCCGTCACCGACCTGCTGGCCGACGCCGGGAACGGCGATCTCCTGAGGCGGCTCCGGACGGGCGGAGCGGTCTCGGATCACGCCTGCCGTCTCAGGAAGAAGGACGGGAGCGAGATCGAGATGGAAGTCCGCGTCGCGGTCTTGAAGAACGACGGCGGCGAGGCGGCGGGGAGCGTCTGGATCGGACGCGACGTCACGGACACGAGGGCGACCCAGCAGCAGCTGATGCAGGCGGAGAAACTCTCCACGATGGGCCAGGTCGTCGCCGGGGTGGCCCACGAGCTCAACAACCCGCTCACCGGCGTGCTGGGATACTCCCAGCTCCTGATGGCCCGGCACCACGATCCCGCGCTCTCGGCGCCGCTCGAGAAGATCCGCGAGTCGGCGCAGCGCTGCCAGCGCATCGTGAAGAGCCTGCTCGCCTTCGCGCGCGTGCACAAGCCCGAGCGGAAGCTCCTCGACGTCAACCGGATCGTCGAGAAAACGCTCGACATGAGGGGTTATCAGCTTCGCGTCAACGACATCGAGGTGGTCCGCGACCTCGACCCGGAGCTGCCGAGCACGTTGCTCGACTTCCACCAGATCCAGCAGGTCCTCCTGAATCTCATCGCCAACGCCGAGCATGCGATCCTGTCGGCCCGCCCGAGGCCGGGACGTGTGATGATCCGCACTCGGGACGCGGACGGGATCATCCGCATCGAGGTCGCCGACAACGGCGCGGGGATGCCGCCCTCGACGCTCGCGCGGGTGTTCGATCCTTTCTTCACCACCAAGCCCGAGGGGGAAGGGACCGGCCTCGGTCTCTCGGTGTCCTACGGCATCGTGAAGGAGCACGGCGGGCGGATCTGCGCCGAGAGCCGCGAAGGTGAGGGATCCACCTTCATGATCGAGCTCCCCGTCCTCGGTCCGGAGGCCGAGGGAAGTCTCGAGGTCGCCGATCGACCGCCGGCCGTCGCTTCTCGTACCGCGGCCAGCGGGAGCGTGCTCGTCGTGGACGACGAGCCCACGATCGTCGAGCTCCTGAACGAGATTCTCGAGGAGCTGGGACACAGGGTCGACACGGCCGCGAACGGCGAGGAAGCCTGCGACAAGGTGAGCGCCGGGCACTACGACCTGGTCATCACCGACGTGCGCATGCCGAGAATGGACGGGATGGAGTTCTACCGTCGCGCGCTTTCGATGCGTCCGGAGCTGCGAAACAGGGTGATCTTCATCACCGGCGACCTCATGGACGCGAAGATCGGGCAGTTCCTCGCCGACCACCAGGCCCGGATCATCCCCAAGCCGCTGGAGATCTCGGAGGTCGCGGAGATCGTCCAGGAGATCCTGGCTTCCACCTGA
- a CDS encoding serine/threonine-protein phosphatase, protein MPRELAERGWMALVDELENFQDIAKFLKPAPGSVPALDGVDIHGESMPLNGIVGGDHILYIDYRTRYDLDARIAQAQAAGHAKIVEQLRLNKQRAGILVADVAGHRITDALLVAMLHQAFLLGSYYELDRYGTITPRILENINARFHESTTVRKYLTAMYGEISVEGKFRFISAGHPAPVVFSREFGRIMRISDDRTISYPPIGVLRSGDDVDARLTGDLFRYKKRYTVNEINLLGDGDILILLTDGLTEHARGQYFPAGLERCLSEARDLPSWGIAERIRDSLLAFAPPEDDISFVVIKKKV, encoded by the coding sequence ATGCCGCGGGAACTGGCGGAACGGGGATGGATGGCCCTCGTCGACGAACTCGAGAACTTCCAGGATATCGCGAAGTTCCTGAAGCCGGCGCCCGGGTCCGTGCCCGCGCTCGACGGCGTCGACATCCACGGCGAGTCCATGCCCCTGAACGGCATCGTGGGCGGCGACCACATCCTGTACATCGACTACCGTACACGCTACGACCTCGATGCCCGGATCGCGCAGGCGCAGGCGGCGGGGCACGCGAAGATCGTCGAGCAGCTCCGGCTCAACAAGCAGCGCGCCGGCATCCTGGTGGCCGACGTGGCCGGGCATCGGATCACCGACGCGCTCCTGGTCGCCATGCTGCACCAGGCGTTCCTCCTGGGCTCGTACTACGAGCTGGACCGGTACGGCACCATCACGCCACGGATCCTGGAGAACATCAACGCGCGATTCCACGAGTCCACGACCGTCAGGAAGTACCTCACGGCGATGTACGGGGAGATCTCGGTCGAGGGGAAGTTCCGCTTCATCTCCGCCGGCCATCCGGCTCCGGTGGTCTTCTCACGCGAATTCGGGCGGATCATGAGGATCAGCGACGACCGGACGATCTCCTACCCCCCGATCGGCGTGCTGCGATCGGGAGACGACGTGGACGCGCGTCTTACCGGGGATCTCTTCCGCTACAAGAAGCGATACACGGTCAACGAGATCAACCTGCTGGGTGACGGGGACATCCTGATCCTGCTCACCGATGGTCTGACCGAGCACGCCAGGGGCCAGTACTTCCCGGCGGGGCTTGAGAGGTGCCTGAGCGAGGCGAGGGACCTTCCGTCGTGGGGCATCGCGGAGCGGATCCGTGACAGCCTGCTGGCGTTCGCGCCCCCGGAGGACGACATCAGCTTCGTGGTGATCAAGAAGAAGGTCTGA
- a CDS encoding tetratricopeptide repeat protein: MSSPRKDDASAGGLPRAIANLRRDRLAATIVLAALVAVTFWPVLGNAFTNYDDPVYVTRNPHVRPGLDASELRWALSATRASNWHPLTWISHMLDCELYGLAPWGHHLSSLLLHLASTLLLFFTLARMTGSTGRSAFAAALFGIHPLRVESVAWIAERKDVLSAFLWMLTLSAYVSWSRTPTTGRRLAVIAVFAAGLASKPMLVTLPFTLLLLDFWPLGRWQPTAEGRRPRRIPWGLVREKTPLFALAAASSVVTFLVQRSGNAVRTMEQYPLASRIPNALVTYVAYLWKMVRPIGLAAFYPHPRTLPPFWEVAGTALTLLLITALAVRGRRVRPYALVGWLWYVGTLVPVIGLVQVGGQAMADRYTYLPLVGIFVAVAWGAHDAIDALAPRMRGSVGLGARLGGSWVAMPAGAVVLALAACAHVQAGTWKDSVTLFEHALAVTRDNDVAHNNLGLALVEQGRAREAVGHYEEALRVRPQDARVENNLAVALDALGRGAEAREHYARALAIDPGCSEAHYNRGLALSKEGRLGEAVREYESALRADPEDPEVHNNLGSALARQGKVDEAIEHFAVALRGWPDYALAHGNLAGALFVRGRLAEAWAEIRKARRYGFEPPPELVRALSRKLPDPGGG, from the coding sequence GTGAGTTCGCCACGGAAAGACGACGCGTCCGCCGGCGGCCTTCCTCGCGCCATCGCCAACCTCCGCCGCGACCGCCTCGCCGCCACGATCGTGCTCGCCGCGCTGGTCGCCGTCACGTTCTGGCCCGTGCTGGGGAACGCGTTCACGAACTACGACGACCCGGTGTACGTGACGCGGAATCCTCACGTGCGTCCCGGTCTCGACGCATCGGAGCTTCGCTGGGCCTTGAGCGCGACTCGCGCCTCCAACTGGCACCCCCTGACCTGGATCTCGCACATGCTCGACTGCGAGCTGTACGGGCTGGCGCCGTGGGGCCACCATCTGTCCAGCCTCCTTCTCCACCTCGCGAGCACGCTCCTGCTCTTCTTCACGCTGGCACGCATGACGGGCTCGACCGGTCGAAGCGCGTTCGCCGCGGCGCTGTTCGGCATCCACCCGCTCCGCGTGGAGTCGGTGGCCTGGATCGCGGAGCGGAAGGACGTCCTGAGCGCGTTTCTCTGGATGCTCACCCTCTCGGCCTACGTGAGCTGGTCGAGAACTCCGACGACGGGCAGGCGCCTCGCCGTGATCGCCGTCTTCGCGGCGGGGCTGGCTTCGAAGCCGATGCTCGTGACGCTTCCGTTCACCCTCCTCCTCCTCGACTTCTGGCCCCTCGGGCGCTGGCAGCCGACGGCGGAAGGGAGGCGGCCCCGCCGGATTCCGTGGGGGCTCGTCCGGGAGAAGACGCCGCTGTTCGCCCTGGCCGCCGCATCCTCCGTCGTCACCTTCCTGGTCCAGCGCAGCGGCAACGCCGTCCGAACGATGGAGCAGTACCCTCTCGCCTCGAGGATTCCGAACGCTCTCGTTACCTACGTGGCCTACCTGTGGAAGATGGTGAGGCCGATCGGTCTCGCGGCGTTCTACCCCCACCCCCGCACCTTACCGCCGTTCTGGGAAGTCGCGGGCACCGCATTGACCTTGCTCCTGATCACGGCTCTGGCGGTCCGGGGACGCCGCGTGCGCCCGTACGCGCTCGTGGGGTGGCTCTGGTACGTGGGTACGCTCGTGCCGGTGATCGGCCTCGTGCAGGTCGGCGGCCAGGCGATGGCCGACCGGTACACGTACCTGCCGCTCGTCGGGATCTTCGTCGCGGTCGCCTGGGGAGCTCACGACGCGATCGATGCGCTCGCCCCCCGGATGCGGGGCTCCGTCGGGCTCGGCGCTCGCCTCGGCGGTTCTTGGGTCGCGATGCCGGCCGGCGCCGTGGTGCTCGCCCTCGCAGCCTGCGCGCATGTCCAGGCCGGGACCTGGAAGGACTCAGTCACCCTGTTCGAGCACGCCCTCGCGGTCACCCGGGACAACGACGTCGCGCACAACAATCTCGGCCTCGCCCTGGTCGAGCAGGGTCGCGCGCGGGAGGCCGTCGGCCACTACGAGGAGGCCCTTCGCGTCAGGCCCCAGGACGCCAGGGTCGAGAACAACCTCGCGGTCGCGCTGGACGCTCTGGGAAGGGGCGCCGAGGCGCGCGAGCACTACGCGCGGGCCCTGGCGATCGATCCTGGCTGCTCCGAGGCCCACTACAACCGGGGTCTCGCCCTGTCGAAGGAGGGCCGGCTGGGGGAGGCCGTCCGCGAGTACGAGTCGGCGCTTAGAGCCGATCCCGAGGACCCCGAGGTCCACAACAACCTCGGGAGCGCGCTGGCCCGGCAAGGAAAGGTGGACGAGGCCATCGAGCATTTCGCGGTTGCGCTCCGAGGCTGGCCCGACTACGCCCTGGCGCACGGCAATCTCGCCGGCGCCTTGTTCGTACGCGGAAGGCTCGCCGAGGCCTGGGCGGAGATCCGGAAAGCGCGCCGCTACGGGTTCGAGCCGCCTCCGGAATTGGTCCGGGCGCTGTCCCGCAAGCTACCCGATCCCGGAGGGGGGTAG